One part of the Vicia villosa cultivar HV-30 ecotype Madison, WI linkage group LG6, Vvil1.0, whole genome shotgun sequence genome encodes these proteins:
- the LOC131611920 gene encoding uncharacterized protein LOC131611920 — MPRAARYALQRGNDAVGPYRLYLDRTMHDDVTWRPFADYAQVVPFDGVALYSGWLACGTGIMVRYLPERCMRQFGFVQIVPRSPFEAAPDTVTRVQLTAIWEEWQHHVVPEEYRRMRVTQDWHSVEGYVTWFYRVSHPLLRPDVPGAPRPAHEEILENRQAEDDHAIDLLPICQRIEMLGRDALHRGVIHQGGPEAVAVMEIIVTDAGRAAGYRRQRRAQGERVRHTQ, encoded by the coding sequence atgcccagggccgccagatacgccctccagagggggaacgatgcggtgggaccataccgcctgtacctggaccgcacgatgcacgacgacgtcacctggaggccgttcgccgactatgctcaggttgtccccttcgacggggttgctctatattcaggctggttggcatgcgggaccggcatcatggtccggtatctcccggagcggtgcatgcggcagtttgggttcgtgcagatcgtacccaggtcacccttcgaggctgctcctgacacagtgaccagagtgcagctcactgccatatgggaggagtggcagcatcatgtggtaccggaggagtaccgtcgcatgcgggtcacccaggactggcacagtgtggaggggtacgtcacatggttctaccgggtgtcccatcctctcttgagacccgacgttcccggcgctcctaggccagcacacgaggagatcctggagaaccggcaggcggaggatgaccacgccattgatctccttccgatctgccagcggatagagatgcttgggcgggacgcgttgcatcgaggtgtcattcatcagggcggaccagaggcagtcgccgtgatggagatcatcgtcactgatgcgggccgtgcggcggggtacaggcggcagaggagggcccagggtgagcgggttaggcacacccagtag
- the LOC131609367 gene encoding acetyl-coenzyme A carboxylase carboxyl transferase subunit alpha, chloroplastic-like, translated as MASSSATLAGSTASDLFRSSASGFTGVPLRTLGRAGLVLKRRDLTVSVTAKVRKWKRREYPWTNADPNIKGGTLRLLSPFKPLKEKPKPVILEFEKPIRDLEKKINDVKKMANETGLDFTDQIGGLEAKYQQALRNLYTNLAPIQRLNIARHPHRPTTLDHIFNITEKFMELHGDREGYDDPSIVTGLGSIDGRTYMFIGHQKGRNTKEHIKRNFGMPTPHGYRKALRLMQYADHHGFPIVTLIDTPGAFADLKCEGQNQGEAIAQNLRSMFGFKVPIISIVIGEGGSGGALAIGCGNKLLMLQNAVFFVASPEACAAILWKSAKAAPKAARKLRITATELCRLQIADGIIPEPLGGAHVDPEWTSQQIKSAINKAMDELTKLSTEDLLKDRMLKFRKLGAAVDETPRYLKKKINMGKRKGMPVLIKRKGLPVPSNRKDIPVPPKGKDIPVPPKGKDIPVPSNRKDIPVPPKGKDIPVPPKRKDIPVLSKRKNIPVRPKISYSEIEVEITKLKKNILEGKDSSSAPSKLNLDKAIKKLEREVGHEFSEAVKALGLTERLSKLREETAKASSGNQPLNPLVKEEIEKFNASFNQGLSAAPNSSKLQKKRALLRELTNVKLLVDKNKEAATLKQELKKKFDDVMNNPRLKENYEALQSEIQRVGASSGSDLDDELKKKIIEFNKEVDLELANAVKSVGLELTNVKLLVDKNKEAATLKQELKKKFDDVMNNPRIKENYEALQSEIQRVGASSGSDLDDELKKKIIEFNKEVDLELANAVKSVGLEVEFVKPGGGVDKSSVPQIEELSKDVQKEIETVANSSTDIKRLMEQLKQEVAKSGGKPDSESKKIINDLTKQIKNSLAEAVDLSSLKEKYENLTRPAGDSLTDEELRQKVGANRSFS; from the exons ATGGCTTCCTCTTCTGCGACTCTTgctggttctactgcttctgatcttTTCAGGAGTTCGGCTTCTGGTTTCACTGGTGTCCCTTTGAGAACCTTGGGAAGGGCGGGGTTGGTTTTGAAGAGAAGGGATTTAACTGTTAGTGTTACTGCGAAGGTGAGGAAGTGGAAGAGGCGTGAATATCCATGGACTAATGCTGATCCCAATATTAAAGGTGGGACGTTGAGACTTCTCTCACCGTTCAAGCCACTCAAAGAGAAGCCAAAGCCGGTTATTTTGGAGTTTGAAAAGCCTATTCGTGATCTGGAAAAGAAGATCAATGAt GTTAAGAAGATGGCAAATGAAACTGGTTTGGATTTCACTGATCAGATTGGAGGATTGGAGGCTAAGTACCAACAG GCTTTGAGGAATCTATATACAAATCTAGCTCCTATACAGCGGCTCAACATTGCACGGCATCCTCACAGGCCTACTACCCTTGATCACATCTTTAACATAACTGAAAAG TTTATGGAACTCCATGGTGATCGTGAAGGTTATGATGATCCTTCTATTGTCACTGGTCTAGGATCTATAGATGGTAGAACCTACATGTTCATTGGCCACCAAAAGGGTAGAAATACTAAAGAACATATCAAGCGGAACTTTGGGATGCCAACTCCACACGG TTATAGGAAAGCTCTGCGCTTGATGCAATATGCAGATCATCACGGGTTCCCGATAGTTACTTTAATTGACACCCCTGGGGCATTTGCTGACCTCAAATGCGAGGGACAAAACCAA GGTGAAGCAATTGCTCAAAATTTGAGATCCATGTTTGGTTTTAAGGTGCCAATTATTAGCATAGTTATTGGTGAAGGCGGATCTGGCGGTGCCCTTGCCATCGGATGTGGTAATAAATTACTCATGCTTCAAAATGCAGTATTCTTTGTTGCCag TCCAGAGGCATGTGCTGCAATCTTGTGGAAGAGCGCTAAAGCTGCTCCaaag GCTGCTCGGAAACTGAGGATTACAGCAACTGAATTGTGCAGATTGCAAATTGCAGATGGCATTATACCG GAGCCCCTCGGTGGTGCACATGTCGATCCAGAATGGACCTCTCAACAGATTAAAAGTGCAATCAATAAAGCTATGGAT GAACTCACCAAGTTGAGCACAGAAGACCTATTAAAAGATCGCATGCTTAAGTTCCGGAAACTCGGTGCAGCCGTGGATGAAACTCCGAGATATCTCAAAAAGAAAATCAACATGGGAAAGAGGAAGGGTATGCCTGTTCTGATAAAGAGGAAGGGTTTACCTGTTCCGTCAAACAGGAAGGATATACCTGTTCCTCCAAAGGGGAAGGATATACCTGTCCCTCCAAAGGGGAAGGATATACCTGTTCCGTCAAACAGGAAGGATATACCTGTTCCTCCAAAGGGGAAGGATATACCTGTTCCACCAAAGAGGAAGGATATACCTGTTTTGTCAAAGAGGAAGAATATACCTGTTCGGCCAAAGATTTCTTATTCTGAAATAGAGGTTGAAATTACGAAActgaagaaaaatattttggaaggTAAGGACTCCTCTTCCGCGCCTTCAAAACTCAATCTGGATAAGGCAATAAAGAAACTGGAAAGGGAAGTTGGTCATGAATTTTCTGAGGCCGTTAAAGCCCTGGGCTTAACAGAAAGGTTGTCGAAACTACGGGAAGAAACTGCAAAAGCAAGTTCAGGTAACCAACCTTTGAATCCATTGGTGAAGGAGGAGATAGAAAAATTTAATGCAAGTTTTAATCAAGGGTTATCAGCGGCTCCTAATTCCAGCAAGCTGCAGAAGAAGCGTGCCTTGTTGAGAGAATTGACTAATGTGAAGCTTTTGGTGGATAAAAACAAGGAGGCTGCAACACTAAAGcaagaattgaagaaaaaatttgATGATGTCATGAATAATCCTAGACTAAAGGAAAACTATGAGGCATTACAGTCTGAAATCCAGCGTGTTGGCGCGTCCTCAGGAAGCGATTTGGACGATGAACTGAAAAAGAAAATCATTGAGTTCAATAAGGAGGTAGACTTGGAGCTGGCTAATGCTGTGAAGTCGGTAGGGTTAGAATTAACTAATGTGAAGCTTTTGGTGGATAAAAACAAGGAGGCTGCAACACTTAAGcaagaattgaagaaaaaatttgATGATGTCATGAATAATCCTAGAATAAAGGAAAACTATGAGGCATTACAGTCTGAAATCCAGCGTGTTGGCGCGTCCTCAGGAAGCGATTTGGACGATGAACTGAAAAAGAAAATCATTGAGTTCAATAAGGAGGTAGACTTGGAGCTGGCTAATGCTGTGAAGTCGGTAGGGTTAGAAGTTGAGTTTGTGAAACCAGGTGGTGGCGTCGATAAGTCTTCAGTGCCACAGATAGAAGAACTAAGCAAAGATGTCCAAAAGGAAATTGAAACTGTGGCAAACTCGTCGACAGATATTAAGAGACTGATGGAGCAATTGAAACAGGAGGTTGCCAAGTCTGGAGGGAAACCGGATTCTGAGTCGAAGAAAATAATTAATGATTTGACGAAACAGATTAAGAATAGCCTTGCTGAGGCTGTTGACTTGTCTAGCCTGAAAGAGAAGTATGAAAATCTGACTCGTCCAGCAGGAGACAGTCTCACCGATGAAGAATTGAGACAGAAAGTTGGTGCAAATCGCAGCTTTTCTTAA